Proteins from a genomic interval of Niabella soli DSM 19437:
- a CDS encoding DoxX family protein, translating to MNAKAQNSVWVVRLIPGLVFFLEGIQKFLYADTLGVGRFIKIGIPYAGFWAPFVGATEIVCGLLLIIGLFTRLAAIPLLIVMMVAFAYTKWPLLLSKGFLPMFHEYRTDFAMTLSLIFLLISGGGRYSIDWIRFNKRI from the coding sequence ATGAATGCAAAAGCTCAAAATTCAGTGTGGGTCGTTCGCCTTATACCGGGCCTTGTTTTCTTTCTTGAAGGGATACAGAAGTTTTTATATGCAGATACATTAGGCGTTGGAAGATTTATTAAGATCGGGATTCCTTATGCCGGTTTTTGGGCGCCATTCGTTGGCGCAACAGAAATTGTATGTGGATTACTCCTCATTATCGGCCTTTTCACCCGTCTGGCAGCTATCCCATTGTTAATCGTTATGATGGTTGCTTTTGCATATACAAAGTGGCCGCTGCTATTAAGTAAAGGATTCCTGCCTATGTTTCATGAATACAGGACCGATTTTGCAATGACGCTGAGTTTGATTTTTTTGTTAATATCCGGCGGTGGCCGCTATTCAATTGACTGGATCCGGTTCAATAAAAGAATATAA
- the era gene encoding GTPase Era — protein MKSGFVNIFGKPNAGKSTLLNALMGEKLAIVSSKVQTTRHRIKAILTEKDYQIIFSDTPGIIEPRYKLHEKMMQSVKSALEDADVALLLMDVNDNWEENDQLFSGLKLRVPGVLVLNKIDKAPPTKIEEAIAYFTNKPYAKKIVAISAIAGVNYTDFLKPIVALLPEGAPFYDTDEISDLPTKFFVSELIREKIYELAQDEIPYHTAVLIREFKEKQTLVKIIADIIVHRETQKMILIGEKGSMVKKIGTAARKDIEAFLEQKVFLELFIKVKPKWRDNDLYLKEYGYGT, from the coding sequence ATGAAATCTGGTTTTGTAAATATTTTTGGAAAGCCCAATGCAGGGAAAAGCACTTTGCTGAATGCACTGATGGGAGAGAAGCTGGCCATTGTATCGTCCAAAGTACAAACGACCCGTCATCGTATTAAAGCAATCCTGACGGAAAAGGATTACCAGATCATTTTTTCGGATACGCCGGGTATTATTGAACCCCGGTATAAGCTGCACGAAAAAATGATGCAGTCGGTAAAAAGCGCGCTGGAAGATGCGGATGTGGCACTCCTGCTAATGGATGTGAACGATAACTGGGAAGAGAACGACCAGCTCTTTTCCGGTTTGAAATTGCGGGTGCCGGGCGTGCTGGTGCTCAACAAAATTGATAAGGCCCCCCCCACTAAAATTGAAGAGGCCATCGCTTATTTTACCAATAAGCCCTATGCAAAAAAGATCGTGGCGATATCGGCAATAGCCGGCGTTAATTATACTGATTTTTTAAAACCCATCGTAGCGCTGCTGCCGGAAGGGGCGCCTTTTTATGATACAGACGAGATCAGTGATTTACCCACTAAATTTTTTGTGAGTGAGCTGATCAGGGAAAAGATCTATGAACTGGCGCAGGATGAGATCCCGTATCATACCGCGGTGCTGATTAGGGAGTTTAAAGAAAAACAGACCCTGGTGAAGATCATTGCGGATATTATTGTGCACCGGGAAACGCAAAAAATGATCCTGATCGGGGAGAAGGGAAGTATGGTAAAGAAGATAGGAACGGCGGCGCGAAAAGATATTGAAGCCTTTCTGGAACAAAAAGTGTTCCTGGAGCTTTTTATAAAAGTGAAACCCAAATGGCGGGATAATGATCTTTATCTGAAAGAATATGGGTATGGCACCTGA
- the infC gene encoding translation initiation factor IF-3: MAVPQKPAYKPQGAFKPGGNRPKGNFRGRFQPQKEAEHRINQFIRVPQVRLVGDNVEQGIYTTQEALKMAQDQELDLVEISPKVDPPVCRIIDYNKFLYDKKKKEKELKAKSKTTEIKEIRFTPNTDDHDFDFKSKHAEGFLKEGNKVKAYVQFKGRAIQFQDRGQLLLLKFAERLADFGTLESMPKLEGRRMLAMIAPKAAKKK, translated from the coding sequence ATGGCAGTACCACAAAAACCAGCTTACAAACCACAGGGCGCCTTTAAACCCGGTGGCAACAGACCAAAAGGAAATTTTCGGGGAAGATTTCAACCACAAAAAGAAGCAGAACACCGCATTAATCAATTTATCCGCGTTCCACAGGTGCGCCTGGTCGGCGATAATGTAGAACAAGGCATTTATACTACCCAGGAAGCGCTTAAAATGGCGCAGGACCAGGAGTTAGACCTGGTGGAGATCTCACCAAAGGTGGACCCGCCCGTATGCCGTATTATCGATTACAATAAGTTTTTATACGATAAAAAGAAAAAGGAGAAGGAGTTAAAAGCCAAAAGCAAAACTACGGAGATCAAAGAGATCCGTTTTACACCGAACACCGATGATCACGATTTTGATTTTAAATCCAAACACGCGGAAGGATTCCTTAAAGAGGGCAATAAAGTAAAAGCTTATGTGCAATTTAAGGGAAGGGCGATCCAGTTTCAGGACCGCGGGCAGTTATTATTGCTGAAATTTGCAGAGCGCCTGGCCGATTTTGGTACGCTGGAAAGCATGCCGAAACTGGAAGGACGCCGGATGCTGGCGATGATCGCTCCAAAAGCGGCGAAAAAGAAATAA
- a CDS encoding DUF4382 domain-containing protein has product MKRTFIILTTVTALLFASCSKNSSNSDGNPNGASKVQFVLTDAPAPYDAVNINIKEINIIMNGKSGDSVVNYPLAPQLTGPVNLLTLKNGGSMYMGDPFSLPAGSISQIRLVLGDGNTIVTGGVTHDLTTPSAQESGLKINFHQTLEPNGIYKIWLDFDVARSIVKAGNSGKYLLKPVIRANTEAATFGAIRGTVLPSVAGTTVYLLNGADTIGSTLPEKAGSTFGEGYYKFINLAPGTYSLSFNATDSTKYMDSTVNNIAVTSGTVTNVTTVTLHQ; this is encoded by the coding sequence ATGAAACGGACTTTTATTATCCTTACTACGGTTACTGCGTTATTGTTTGCTTCTTGTTCGAAAAACAGCAGCAATTCCGACGGCAATCCTAATGGAGCCTCCAAAGTGCAGTTTGTTCTTACAGACGCCCCGGCCCCTTATGACGCGGTGAATATCAACATCAAAGAAATAAATATCATTATGAATGGTAAAAGCGGCGACAGCGTGGTTAACTATCCGCTGGCTCCCCAGTTGACCGGTCCGGTAAACCTGCTCACCCTGAAAAACGGAGGTTCTATGTACATGGGCGATCCGTTTTCCCTGCCTGCCGGATCCATCTCACAGATACGATTGGTGTTGGGAGATGGCAATACGATTGTAACAGGCGGCGTTACACATGACCTAACTACACCGTCAGCACAGGAAAGTGGTCTCAAGATCAACTTTCATCAAACCCTGGAACCAAATGGTATTTATAAGATATGGCTGGATTTTGATGTAGCCCGGTCAATCGTGAAAGCCGGTAACAGTGGAAAATACTTGCTGAAACCCGTTATCAGAGCCAATACAGAAGCCGCTACCTTTGGCGCGATCCGAGGTACTGTTTTGCCTTCTGTGGCAGGCACTACTGTTTACCTGTTGAACGGGGCAGATACCATCGGAAGTACTTTACCTGAAAAAGCAGGTTCTACTTTTGGTGAAGGATACTATAAATTCATTAACCTTGCTCCCGGCACGTACAGCCTTTCTTTCAATGCTACAGACAGTACCAAATACATGGATTCTACCGTAAACAATATAGCTGTTACCAGCGGCACGGTTACTAATGTAACTACCGTTACGCTGCATCAGTAA
- the gcvP gene encoding aminomethyl-transferring glycine dehydrogenase, whose translation MNILEAQSKEFLQRHIGPDATETGKMLDKVGFNNLDALMEQTVPSAIRMAEALDIPKPMSENEYLRHIKNVSLKNKIFHNYIGQGYYGTLTPSVILRNIFENPGWYTQYTPYQAEISQGRLESLLNFQTVICDLTSLPLANASLLDEATAAAEAMIMFYHSKNKATVAEKPRFFIDAELFPQTKDVLYTRAKPFGIELVEGDYKTAGITKEYFGALIQYPNNKGSIEDYRSFIETVHRNEAYVAMATDLLALAILTPPGELGADVAIGSAQRFGVPLGYGGPHAAFMTATDEFKRTIPGRIIGISEDANGNRALRMALQTREQHIKREKATSNICTAQALLANMAAMYAVYHGPDGLKKIAERIAVFTQIVGEAIEARGFELVSDHYFDTLVIKTNNAAGIIGKAAQQKINLRQIDHQHIGVSLDETVIVEDLYDLINCFENDVNPVSFELSTEEELRHIPESLVRQSAFLTQQVFNTYHSESKMMRYIKYLENKDLSLNTSMISLGSCTMKLNAATEMIPLSWAHWANIHPFAPVNQAGGYKQIVEELSQYLCAITAFDACSLQPNSGAQGEYAGLLTIKAYHEAQGNPQRNVMLIPISAHGTNPASAVMAGMKVVVVKALENGYIDMEDLKAKAAQYKDVLAGIMITYPSTYGIYEETVKEINQIIHDNGGQVYMDGANMNAQVGLTAPGLIGADVCHLNLHKTFAIPHGGGGPGMGPICVKEHLAQHLPGHVFLHKAKTISINGNGTGNHQNHEGAVSAAPYGSASILLISYAYIRMLGAEGLKAATQYAILNANYMRARLEEDFDILYTNSNNLCAHEFIVDLRPFKKTAQVEAEDIAKRLMDYGFHAPTMSFPVPGTIMIEPTESEDKGELDRFCDALQSIRKEIQKIETATWDGKDNPLKNAPHTQQSVITSAWEHRYTREEAAFPLPYIAHNKFWPSVARVNNTLGDRNLICTCEPTEAYMEV comes from the coding sequence ATGAATATTTTAGAAGCGCAATCAAAAGAATTTTTACAACGGCATATTGGGCCCGATGCAACCGAAACCGGAAAAATGCTGGATAAAGTGGGGTTCAACAACCTGGACGCCTTAATGGAGCAAACCGTTCCATCGGCGATCCGCATGGCGGAAGCCCTTGATATTCCCAAACCTATGAGCGAGAACGAATACCTCCGCCATATCAAAAATGTATCGCTCAAAAATAAAATTTTTCATAATTATATCGGTCAGGGGTATTACGGCACCCTTACGCCGTCAGTCATCCTGCGCAATATTTTTGAAAATCCGGGTTGGTATACCCAATATACGCCTTACCAGGCCGAAATATCCCAGGGACGCCTGGAAAGCCTGCTGAATTTCCAGACGGTGATCTGCGACCTTACGAGTCTGCCTTTGGCCAATGCCTCCTTACTGGATGAAGCAACGGCCGCCGCAGAAGCCATGATCATGTTTTACCATTCAAAGAACAAGGCCACCGTTGCGGAAAAGCCCAGATTTTTTATTGACGCTGAGCTCTTCCCCCAAACAAAAGACGTTCTGTACACCCGCGCAAAGCCCTTCGGGATTGAACTGGTGGAAGGCGACTATAAAACAGCCGGCATCACCAAAGAATACTTTGGCGCACTGATACAGTACCCTAATAACAAGGGAAGTATTGAAGACTACCGTTCTTTTATTGAAACCGTACACCGCAACGAAGCCTATGTAGCCATGGCAACCGACCTGCTGGCTTTAGCCATTTTAACCCCTCCGGGTGAACTGGGCGCCGATGTGGCGATCGGATCTGCGCAACGTTTTGGGGTACCTTTGGGTTATGGCGGTCCTCATGCCGCCTTCATGACGGCTACCGATGAATTCAAACGCACCATACCGGGCCGGATCATCGGCATCAGTGAAGACGCCAACGGGAACCGCGCGCTCCGCATGGCCTTGCAGACCCGGGAGCAACATATCAAACGGGAAAAAGCCACTTCAAATATTTGCACAGCGCAGGCATTGCTTGCTAATATGGCCGCAATGTATGCCGTGTATCACGGGCCCGATGGACTGAAAAAAATTGCAGAACGGATTGCAGTTTTCACCCAGATCGTAGGGGAAGCTATTGAAGCGCGTGGGTTTGAGCTGGTGAGCGATCATTATTTTGATACCCTTGTTATCAAAACAAACAATGCCGCCGGGATTATTGGAAAAGCAGCGCAACAAAAAATAAACCTGCGGCAGATCGATCATCAGCATATTGGCGTTTCCCTTGATGAAACCGTGATCGTTGAAGACCTTTATGACCTGATCAATTGTTTTGAAAATGATGTGAATCCCGTTTCATTTGAGTTAAGTACGGAAGAGGAATTGCGTCATATCCCTGAATCACTGGTGCGCCAATCTGCATTTCTTACCCAACAGGTGTTTAATACCTATCATAGCGAAAGCAAGATGATGCGCTACATCAAATACCTGGAGAATAAGGATCTCTCTCTGAACACTTCCATGATCTCTTTGGGGAGCTGTACGATGAAGCTGAATGCCGCCACGGAAATGATCCCGCTGAGCTGGGCGCATTGGGCGAATATTCATCCCTTTGCCCCGGTAAACCAGGCAGGCGGCTATAAACAAATCGTTGAAGAGCTCAGCCAATATCTGTGCGCCATCACGGCGTTTGATGCCTGCAGCCTGCAACCCAACAGCGGTGCACAGGGAGAATATGCGGGCTTACTTACGATCAAAGCCTATCATGAAGCCCAGGGAAACCCCCAACGTAATGTGATGCTGATCCCCATCTCAGCGCATGGTACCAATCCGGCTTCTGCGGTAATGGCGGGCATGAAAGTGGTTGTGGTGAAAGCTCTGGAGAATGGATACATTGATATGGAGGATCTGAAAGCAAAGGCAGCACAATATAAAGATGTACTGGCCGGCATTATGATCACCTACCCGAGCACATACGGAATTTACGAGGAAACGGTAAAAGAGATCAACCAGATCATCCACGACAATGGCGGCCAGGTATACATGGACGGCGCCAATATGAACGCGCAGGTAGGACTTACTGCACCCGGGTTGATTGGCGCCGATGTTTGTCACCTGAACCTGCACAAGACCTTTGCTATCCCGCACGGCGGCGGCGGTCCCGGCATGGGACCCATTTGCGTGAAAGAGCATCTGGCCCAACATTTGCCCGGCCACGTTTTCCTGCATAAAGCAAAAACAATATCGATCAACGGTAACGGAACCGGGAATCATCAAAATCACGAAGGGGCCGTATCAGCAGCCCCTTATGGATCGGCATCTATTCTCCTGATCTCCTACGCTTATATACGCATGCTGGGCGCCGAAGGGTTAAAGGCAGCCACACAATATGCCATCCTTAACGCCAATTATATGCGGGCACGCCTGGAAGAAGATTTTGATATCCTGTACACCAACAGCAATAATTTATGCGCGCATGAATTTATTGTAGACCTTCGTCCGTTTAAAAAGACCGCGCAGGTGGAAGCGGAAGACATCGCCAAAAGGCTGATGGATTATGGGTTCCACGCCCCCACCATGAGCTTCCCCGTTCCGGGAACGATCATGATCGAACCAACGGAAAGTGAAGACAAAGGTGAACTGGATCGTTTTTGCGATGCCTTACAAAGCATCCGTAAGGAAATTCAGAAAATAGAAACCGCTACATGGGATGGGAAAGACAACCCGTTAAAAAATGCACCTCATACGCAACAATCGGTAATTACCAGCGCATGGGAGCATCGTTATACCAGGGAAGAAGCCGCCTTTCCTCTGCCCTATATAGCACATAACAAATTCTGGCCGTCTGTGGCAAGGGTAAACAATACATTGGGAGACCGCAACCTGATCTGTACCTGTGAGCCAACCGAGGCCTATATGGAAGTGTAG
- a CDS encoding YkgJ family cysteine cluster protein, with translation MSKELLHNWEKKSKEHRKNYQQFLKRADKNKVLRQLPELHEAAFEAVDCLSCANCCKNYSPRFKTPDIKRIAKGLGMKESVFIDTYLRVDEDGDFVVQQSPCPFLNTDNTCNIYEIRPSDCARFPYTDEDVLIKRPALTLKNSEFCPITYYVLERLVNATTK, from the coding sequence ATGTCGAAAGAACTTTTGCATAACTGGGAGAAGAAATCAAAAGAGCACCGGAAAAATTATCAGCAGTTTTTGAAACGGGCCGATAAAAATAAGGTCCTGCGCCAGCTTCCGGAGTTGCATGAAGCCGCTTTTGAAGCGGTGGATTGCCTTTCCTGTGCCAATTGCTGTAAAAATTATTCTCCCCGGTTTAAAACGCCGGATATAAAACGCATCGCCAAAGGATTGGGAATGAAAGAGAGTGTTTTTATAGACACCTACCTGCGGGTGGATGAAGACGGGGATTTTGTGGTACAACAGTCGCCCTGTCCTTTTTTAAATACTGATAACACCTGCAATATCTATGAGATTCGGCCGTCTGATTGCGCGCGCTTTCCCTACACTGATGAAGATGTGCTTATAAAACGCCCTGCATTAACGCTCAAGAATAGTGAGTTTTGCCCGATCACCTATTATGTGCTGGAGCGGCTGGTAAACGCGACAACAAAATAA